A region from the Lolium perenne isolate Kyuss_39 chromosome 4, Kyuss_2.0, whole genome shotgun sequence genome encodes:
- the LOC127293416 gene encoding uncharacterized protein: MLLARSPPPPLLPVASSSAHSVRAFPSRCVAVPRAAANADAVTAASKASSLWGGQKRKQVASVANPLVKHCVKLRDSAAYRRSCRRLLLVGLAPIREICALGFASIDCLLLLDGVEIPDELHELSGDVVYVSATVMKKISGMRSVDSTEAIAVMHMPKHLRDLNGDEGGAGLDGLFHQSPNRILVLDGIQDPGNLGTLIRSACAFKWDGVFLLPACCDPFNEKALRAARGASLQLPVVSGNWCDLQALVTKYDMKMLAGHPKSGSDGFEETRPLSKELADSLMSKSLCLVLGSEGNGLSEETIQGCELVSIPMEGIFESLNVSVAGGIFLFMLQLRQETYNRNLAP; encoded by the exons ATGCTACTGGCGcgctcgccgccaccgccattgcTCCCGGTGGCCAGCTCCTCGGCGCACTCGGTCCGCGCCTTCCCTTCTCGCTGCGTGGCCGTTCCCCGCGCCGCCGCGAACGCTGACGCCGTGACGGCCGCGTCGAAGGCGTCTTCTCTCTGGGGCGGGCAAAAGCGCAAGCAGGTGGCGAGCGTGGCGAATCCCCTGGTGAAGCACTGCGTGAAGCTCCGGGACTCCGCCGCGTACCGCCGATCCTGCCGCCGCCTCCTTCTCGTCGGCCTCGCCCCTATCAG GGAGATTTGTGCGCTTGGTTTCGCATCCATCGACTGCTTGCTTCTCTTGGACGGTGTAGAGATCCCGGATGAATTGCATGAGCTCTCTGGCGATGTTGTGTATGTGAGCGCCACTGTCATGAAGAAGATTTCCGGGATGCGGTCAGTTGATTCAACTGAGGCGATTGCTGTCATGCACATGCCGAAGCATTTACGTGACCTCAATGGCGATGAAGGAGGGGCTGGACTTGATGGGTTGTTTCATCAGTCTCCAAATAGGATTCTAGTCCTTGATGGGATTCAG GATCCTGGTAACCTTGGAACATTGATAAGATCGGCTTGTGCTTTCAAATGG GATGGGGTATTTCTTCTTCCAGCTTGCTGTGACCCTTTCAATGAAAAGGCTCTTCGTGCAGCTCGAGGAGCCTCTTTGCAGCTTCCGGTTGTTTCCGGTAACTGGTGTGATCTTCAAGCTTTGGTGACTAAATATGACATGAAGATGTTGGCAGGCCATCCAAAAAGCGGCAGTGATGGTTTTGAAGAGACTCGCCCGCTGTCCAAAGAGCTAGCAGATTCTCTGATGAGTAAGTCTCTATGCTTAGTGTTAGGAAGTGAGGGCAATGGCCTCTCCGAAGAGACCATCCAAGGTTGTGAACTTGTAAGCATTCCTATGGAAGGTATTTTCGAATCTCTGAATGTTTCAGTTGCTGGTGGTATATTTTTATTTATGTTACAACTCAGACAGGAAACATATAACAGAAATTTAGCTCCTTAA
- the LOC127293417 gene encoding ferredoxin C 2, chloroplastic: MAACPAATTARVGAHGGPCRPWRRSQGAPNVLAASATPLPAGGRRPVRGTRARASELQQAPAATPATGTGVATHKVTVHDRERGVVHEFVVPQDQYILHTAEAQDITLPFACRHGCCTSCAVRIKSGQIRQPEALGISAELREKGYALLCVGYPSSDVEVETQDEDEVYWLQFGRYFARGPIDRDDYALELAMGDE; encoded by the exons ATGGCGGCGTGCCCCGCCGCGACCAC GGCTCGCGTGGGCGCGCACGGAGGACCGTGCCGTCCGTGGAGGAGAAGCCAGGGGGCCCCGAACGTCCTCGCAGCCTCCGCCACGCCACTGCCCGCCGGTGGTCGCCGGCCGGTCCGCGGCACGAGGGCGCGCGCCTCGGAGCTGCAGCAGGCGCCCGCCGCCACGCCTGCCACGGGGACTGGCGTCGCGACCCACAAGGTCACCGTCCACGACCGGGAGCGCGGGGTCGTCCACGAGTTCGTCGTGCCCCAG GACCAGTACATTCTGCACACGGCGGAGGCGCAGGACATCACGCTCCCGTTCGCCTGCCGCCATG GTTGCTGTACTAGCTGCGCGGTTCGGATAAAATCAGGGCAGATTAGACAGCCTGAAGCACTTGGAATATCTGCTGAATTGAGGGAGAAG GGGTATGCGCTGCTATGTGTTGGTTACCCATCCTCTGATGTTGAGGTTGAAACTCAAGATGAAGATGAG GTATACTGGCTCCAGTTTGGAAGATATTTTGCACGAGGGCCTATT GATAGAGATGATTACGCGCTAGAGCTCGCAATGGGAGATGAGTGA